CCTGAGGTTTGACATTATGATAAAAATTACACAGATGCTGGAAAAATTGACAGGAAAAAGTTTTTCCCCTCCACTTGCTTTGAATGTTGTAGAATTCATTTGGTTGTGTTCGAGCTGCTTTCCTTAAAGcaatagttggtaatcctgttcagaaacacttttgttATGCTGGGTGAAATTGACCTTCCCTCCTgagagtagtcaatacattatgtattcagaaaaagggaCGAAAAAATTTGATCTCTGTGAGGGttgcaggactgtaaaaactctgaccaatccccaTCGTTTGATTCATAGTTCCTTCAGCATAGGGAGCTCGTGATGTTACTTATCGGTGGCAAGGAGCCATGAGGAATCCCACAATCATTTtcattgtacatatctgtacagcccaccagtgttgtataaagtactgaaatctcagagtcaagtaaaagtataggtacctctccaaaatatgactttggtaaaagtccaagtcactgactgaaatgttacttaaggtaaaaagtatctgaaatgtcttacTCAAGTATGAAAAtcactgtaaaaatagatgtactaagtaatgtaatgaaaagtataagtaaaaagtgaaagaagccaaatgcagtttgaatgacgttttttatattttggtaaactttgaaggtgAAATTCACTatatataaacaaccaagtgcaggagaaatttagaccaggtttagacagaaaatacaacctttttgtaagctttcagttttccttcttcaagtaaggtgctagacactttaaaattgtacacaactaagtgcaggcaaagggggtgtatactaagaacacgGTTAactgataaaccaggcttagttaacctacaggaagtggtaaacctgctaatagatacacctgcaggcaggccagctgacagctttgctagggccttGGAAACAcagttttgcccccccccccccatacaccTGCCActactctcttttttttttgtaacgagtaactaaaccattgaaaatgtattggagtaaaagtatgcaattgaGTTCGAAAAtttagtgaagtaaaagtgaaagttctcaaaaaaaaatgtatactcgaggaaagtataaagtactccaaaatatacttaagtacagtagtgaagtatttttacttcgttactatacaacactgcagCCCACCTTACTGTAATTAACAAAAAGGTCTGGAAGGAACAGAACGCGCACTTTGTGGTTCTTTTACGCAAGGCTGTAGGGCCGGATTTGACTAGAACCATCCATGTATGTTTCTGTTgcgtaatgacgtcggagttaaaggctgtccgaaatcagcACAGTAGTCCGAGGCTCCTTTCCTgcccacgatagagttcttactgttgacccccgtgaaaggtcaaggaacaggagctagactCTATAGTTAGAACATTTTGGATGCAGCCTCTCTTTCACTGTGAGCATCATTGTAAAGTATTAAAACCACTGTGATAGTAAATGTGCATAGCCCCCGGAGCGACAGTGGTGTAAGGACCTAGTGATTTCGAACCCCCCActccgaccgtctcagtcattgtgtccttgggcaagacactgtgggtcagagggcccagtagCGCTGATGtgtggcagcctcgcttctgtcagtctgccccagggcagctgtggctacaatgcgAATAAATGGgtgaatgtagtgtgaagcgctttggagtccTCAGGACTGGATAAGGCACAAGTTaagaagttattttaaaaaaggcttttatgTTAGTCAGCCGGTGACTAACATAAAAACTCAGACGGTACCCAAACTAAATTTTGCtgtgatccacagctcagggaaaagttttaaaaatctgCCTGCTTTctaatatttaaaacacaaagatgtACATGTTTACATTGCACCTCAGGATAAAGTGTGCTCTCAGTTCTTCAGGTTTTTACAAATGATAAGGAAAACACAGGCGTCGCTGTGTCTTTAAGTAACTTAATCTTATGAGGTGCTGGTGTGTCAAGAAAGCTGTTGCCTTTGCTGCTGTGCAATGCACATCATTTAAGCTTCTTTATAGGCATAAAAAGGTGAAATGATGCCAACAAATGAATATGGAAATCATAAATGAATTTATCCTCAAAAGGCTGAGGAGTTGCTGGTTGAGGTCAGCGTGGAGACCGTCTCGTCTGAGGACAGAATGAGCCTCGGCAATCAGCTACTGTCCTTCAACTGTGCACGCCTGTCCTGTTCAAATGGAGCAACTTGATTTGATATCCACAGACAGCAACTCAATGCGAGGCTCCTTCTGTGCGCTTATTATGTGGAAATTAAATTTCGCCCTCATGGATCGTGTTTCATGGTTCACCGAGTTATTCAGCAATAAGACGGGCCAATGAGATTGCTCGAAAATGTCCTCCACAGGCAGTTAAAGTGGGTTTGCGTTTGTTTGCATgcatatctgtgtgtgtgtgtgtgtgtgaccggGAATAACGTTCATTGAAACGGACAACGGCTTACAAGCATTTTGAGAAAGTCTTTACATTTTCCACTCTGATGGACGGAGCGTATCTGCTGCCTGTCATCTAATCTCGAAAATGCTGAGAGCGAAGCCAGTGGTCATTTTTGTTTCTCTAACCCTTCATTTAGTGTTGCCTCAATGCAAGCTGTCATCGTAAAGTACAGCAATTTGCTGCTCACTTGGTCAGTAAATGAAGTGGTGTGAGACTTGGGACTATTCGTCACCTGTcagatgtgtttttatgcaTCGCAGCAGCAGGTTTTCAGCCGTAACCTGACATTATGCTTTTTGACGGGCCGTGCTCGGTTAACAATACGCAAAAGGGTGAAGGGCTCAAGCTAAACTTTCAAGcaacaaagcagaaaaagtCAACAATAGTAAGAGAAAGTGGTAAATATAGTGATTTAAGCTTTGTTTATCTCAAATCGAGAGTGTGCTCGGTGATTTTCAGTTTAAGAGCTGCTTAATATTTAAAGACTTACATGGTGACTGACCTCTCGGAGGTCAGGCAGGATAATTGTGTTGTACAGCAGCAGGAAGAACAATGATGCATCTCCCCCTGCTGCAGTTGAATCATAAGGAAGTCTGAAGGGTTCCAGGTCAGTCCGTTGGGTTTCTTTGTGATCCAGGAAAGCAGGCAGATGAGTGAATTACATCAAGAGCTTCGTAAAGCCCTTTCTTCTCCAGAGTTGCCGGCGATGGTTTGATGTACTCCACAGCAGCTTGTTGACATGGAAACTGAGGAGGCcgctgtgtgtgtttctgtcaccAGTTTGTGTGGAAACGAGGATCAGCTCCCGGCTCattcctgcagaaaaaaaaacaaaaaactgtgtgGTCGCTTCCAGTGCGGCCAATCTGTGGCTTAATTTGCAACATCGCAGACaattatccaaaaaaaataaatatagagtGATTCTTTTTAGATAAATAAGTAAGAATTACTCTGTGACAGAGAGAATCTCAGAGCCtgaataattataaatatcCGTTATGTAAATATGACATCCTTCACCTTTAAAGTGTGACTGTTTAAGCACTGAGAGGTTAGATTTCCTCAGTCTGGATTGCAGAGCAATTCAAAtgcctcatccatccatccatccattcatctacaCTATGATGATGCCACCCTGTTTCACCTGCAGTGTGCAACTGATAACTATCCTGTAAATAGGtttccccacctgagctgcgaATGCCTGTGGCTCCCACAGAGATAACTTGGGTTGGGTTCTCTGAATAATCTGATTAATACCATACCacctttatttacaaagcacttTCTAATAACAAAGTTCACCAATGTGCTGTACATATACAACTGAAaatgacatccatccatccattttctaacacgtctatctcTATTGGGgttgcaaggggtgctggtgcctatctccagctgtcagtgggcgagaggcggattacaccctggacaggtcctgAAAATAACAGTGTAATTAAAATAGAGATAAGCTAAAATAGACAAATAAGatagttaaaagctgaaaatgaaaatagttaaaaatacaGTCAACCTCTCAGGTACCTTTTACAAtgttctgtgagatgttcaaagcttgccATAtcgttttataacctaaccctgctttaaacttcttcccaacattctccctgacctgtctgctgttccttggtcttcatgatgctgtttgttctcaaatgttctctaacaaacctctgagacctttaaagaacagctggattcacgCTGAGAGTAAATCACACTCAGGTCGACTCTAATcgctaattaggtgacttctaaaaGCATCTGGTTGCactatatttatttagaaatgttgcaGTACATGGAGCTTAATACATACGTGCGACACATTATTCATATTTGTATTTGATTAATCCTTTAGAAAGCAGcataaataaatcacttgttAATTTGCAGGTTttaacggcaaaaaaaaaatggatttgaaAACTCACTCATGGGGCTCATTGCTCATGTTTCCTCTGTGTCTCCACAGATCAATGACGACCTGAAACCCTCTGTTGTAGGACCTGTGGAGCACGAGATTTCGGCACATCTGCTCACTGATGCTGAGACCATGGTGAAAGCTCAACAGGGCCAGCCGGTGAAATGCAGGAAGCTCCTGAAGAAGAACGCATTCAAGAAAAGGATTGGGAAGAAGGAGCTTAGTGAAAAGCTAAAGAGAGACATTAAAGGTTTCCGTCACAGGAAGACATCCGGAGCGGCGGGTAATGGAGATGCATTAGCCTGTTGCGTTCTGCTGACCCGTCTGGATGAGAAGGGAGTCGTCGgtaaagaaaaacatgcaaaatccaAGATGCGAAAGACTGCTAAGGTCAAAAAGAAGGAGTGCTCTGATCCAAGAGTGACCAAATCTGGACTAATGTCAGCTTCCAGAGCCAATCAGCAAACTCTGGAACCAAAAACCACCCAAGAGGACGCCTTACTCATGTTCACCTCCCCCGCTGTTGAGCCTCGAAGGAGAAGAATGGCCTCTCTCAATGCTGAGGCTGTCAACAGTTTGCTGCTCTACAGAAGCGGTTCGATGGTGACAAATCTCACAAAGAAACTGCAACCTTTGGGCAAAGACGCAGACAGGGATGTCCCTAAAGCCAAAAGTGTTTCTGCGGGAGAGAAAGGAGCCAAAAAACAGAAGAGGCCAAAAGATCAGACGGAGAGCATTGACTGGTTGAGTTTGTTTGCTCCCACACCGCGACGTCAGGCGGGTCTCACTGCTGCAACGCTGCTCAGACTCACCAGCGCCCAGTACAAAACCAAACGGCAGAAGAAGACAGAGTCCAAGCCGGAGGTGAGGCACGAACCCACAGAATCCACTCCGAACGGCCTAAATCCTGACCCCGTCTGCGAAGGAACAACGCTGACCAAAAAACGAAGACCACACACGAGATTAGAAGAGCCGCTTAAGCACAGAAATCAGGGCACAGAGTTTCAGGCTCACCCCAAGCTGAGCTGTGCCTCTCAGGGCTGCTGCAGTCTTTGTCAGACAGAGTGGGAGAGTGCCACGGGGGGCCAGGGCTGTGTCAAACATGCCTTCCAGTGTGGTTCCTCGTTGGGGTTCCCCTTGAAAACAATCAAAGAGGAGCAGATGGAGACGGAAGTGacctcctgcttctgctgctcccAGGAGAGATGCGTCGAGTACTGTCACAGACTGGCCCTCTTCCTGGAGGACAAGACCTTTAAGGAGCCAGAGGACGACTCACAGTCCGAGGTgttccaccaccaccaccaccaccatcatcaccaccaccaccaccaccatctccAAACACCCCATTCTGTAGCCCACCCAGCAGCCATAACCATAAGCCCCCACACGTACACGTGTTACCCGGGCTACTACGTCCACTTCAGCCATCCAGACAGCCCGCCTTCTCCTATACCGCCCCTCTCGTTATGCCAGAGGGGCAGCAAGAGGCCGAAGCTGCTCCCCAGCACAGGTCCGCAACCCTCAGGGATCAGACATCCAGTTTACTGCTGCACTTCAGTGGAGGCGTGCTACGGAGAGCCCTGCAGAATCAATGGCTACTCCTATTCCAGTGTGATTCCTGCCATCACCAGAGGAGGGTGCCGCTTCAGCCCCAAAGACTGCACCAAATGTAACCAAGGCATCAAAAGAGGTAAGCGGACATCGGCGTGCGTACAGGGGCCTTCATCTCACCCATTCATCATTTGGGAAACTCTGCATTTGGGTCATTTCATGTCAGCCATCTTAAGGACGTTTTGTACTGAGAgttcatcgttttttttttccaccccccCAGTGGTATGAATCCAACCAACAATTTCAAGTGATTTGTAAAAATCTTGGTCAACTGTAAAGAACTGTGGTAGTTTGAACCCCCTATGGCTACTAGCAGGTTGCTCAgggttgttttgcttaaatgagGGATCATAATCTGTATAGCAGTCAGTTGCCCTAAGCAAGGATCAGAAGGAGAATGATAGCGAGCGTTACAATTATGTTTCTGATAATAGTGCACGATtaaattaaacacttttttgtttATCTCCATCGTGGAAATAAACTGAAACATGCAGTTAAAGGAGCTACAAGTAATAgggacaccttgtggctcaaatcggtacaacagctcGTCAaccacaacaatctaatatgccgatTTTAAACGGCGTGTTGctgttttgaatttttaattCAACAGGACATGTCTATGATGTTgtgttctgttctatttctggttgGCTTCTCTTGCTgtcttccatgttagcaggctgctgctcttttttgCCACAATAAAaaaccaaatgctgcgctctgtgtttGGAACCCAGGGGACTTACATATGATTGGCTaagaaaccaggaagtaaacactggCTACACTCTGAGCCGAAGTAGTTCctgaccgtacctctaggtttgaaaggaggaaaacgtgactaagacattgttgatggagaggaccgattgtttatagagAATGTTACTTCTATCCCAGGTGACAGATGAGattgatttaggttgattttacagtaaaatgtcCTACTTGTGGGGCGCACTTGTGGCGCAGCAGGTAGCGCGAACCATATACGggggccttagtcctcgacgcggtcgacccgggttcgaatccgacccgcggtcctttgccgcatgtctctccccctcttccaccccccttcctgtcagcctacttccataaaaagcaagccactagagcagcaaacaaccccccccccaaaaaaaaaaaaaaaatgtcttacttatagctcctttaaacgTATGGGTGAGAAACTGTTTGTTtagatcaaacttttttacctttt
This Fundulus heteroclitus isolate FHET01 chromosome 19, MU-UCD_Fhet_4.1, whole genome shotgun sequence DNA region includes the following protein-coding sequences:
- the bahd1 gene encoding bromo adjacent homology domain-containing 1 protein isoform X1 yields the protein MVKAQQGQPVKCRKLLKKNAFKKRIGKKELSEKLKRDIKGFRHRKTSGAAGNGDALACCVLLTRLDEKGVVGKEKHAKSKMRKTAKVKKKECSDPRVTKSGLMSASRANQQTLEPKTTQEDALLMFTSPAVEPRRRRMASLNAEAVNSLLLYRSGSMVTNLTKKLQPLGKDADRDVPKAKSVSAGEKGAKKQKRPKDQTESIDWLSLFAPTPRRQAGLTAATLLRLTSAQYKTKRQKKTESKPEVRHEPTESTPNGLNPDPVCEGTTLTKKRRPHTRLEEPLKHRNQGTEFQAHPKLSCASQGCCSLCQTEWESATGGQGCVKHAFQCGSSLGFPLKTIKEEQMETEVTSCFCCSQERCVEYCHRLALFLEDKTFKEPEDDSQSEVFHHHHHHHHHHHHHHHLQTPHSVAHPAAITISPHTYTCYPGYYVHFSHPDSPPSPIPPLSLCQRGSKRPKLLPSTGPQPSGIRHPVYCCTSVEACYGEPCRINGYSYSSVIPAITRGGCRFSPKDCTKCNQGIKREEYSSSLSDHHSPSSIPICPSPRVLTGCPIPTVPPAGQSVPHVQTPLSDPSQPQPPLQVAKECPQSAKPPSGSRSGARGGLAVSPLNRDKKQRLGSVAVGGQTVPKQPKNSRQKSTNGWRSLGLPFEKEVFVVGEESPVLRKCFEGIRRDGDVIRVRDTVLLKSGPRKKSLPYVAKVSALWEEPESGELMMSLFWYYRPEHTQGGRNPTMHCENEIFASRHQDVNSVACIEDKCYVLTLAQYCRFCALVKRRREGVHDSAVSLVVPPVLSNAMPTHHCVPDDVDPELVLFCRHVYDFRYGRLLKNLQ